The following coding sequences are from one Brooklawnia cerclae window:
- a CDS encoding ABC transporter substrate-binding protein — MSTAKTAHGRGRRLRGAAAVLLGAAFLTACGASSGELVTSSDVIRIGVAHELSGWAAGYGTDSLRGIELAVEQVNAAGGVRGKQIELITHDTLSDPAKAMTMTTRLMMQERVVAVIGPTTSVSAEATKAVAGIHEVPLIFGSATQDSLTDNGSGTRPYVFRTCFSSSSQASAMATYARRNLGATNAAVFVDDRLTYTRELTASFRDAFVAAGGAVVAEEPFTPGATDYGELLSRLQGKQYEVIYLPGYPDEAGQIIRRAREQGISQPILGADAYESPALGNAAGALDNVHYTTHFTALDTANAQVQPFLDAYRTKYQAEPSSFSAQGYDTLNVVVRAIRRAEEVSGVLVGAAMADLGDFAGVTGSFGMPASHDPAKSVVVVSLRDGAVSGVERISA, encoded by the coding sequence ATGAGCACCGCGAAGACGGCTCACGGACGAGGGCGACGGCTCAGGGGCGCCGCCGCGGTGCTGCTTGGGGCGGCCTTCCTCACCGCGTGCGGGGCGAGCTCCGGAGAACTGGTCACCTCGAGCGACGTGATCCGGATCGGAGTGGCTCATGAGCTGTCCGGCTGGGCCGCCGGCTACGGAACCGACAGCCTCAGGGGGATCGAACTCGCCGTCGAGCAGGTCAACGCGGCGGGCGGGGTACGGGGCAAGCAGATCGAGCTCATCACCCACGACACGCTGTCCGACCCCGCCAAGGCCATGACCATGACGACGCGCCTGATGATGCAGGAGCGAGTGGTGGCGGTCATCGGGCCCACGACCTCGGTGAGCGCCGAGGCGACGAAGGCCGTAGCTGGCATCCACGAGGTGCCGCTCATCTTCGGGTCGGCCACCCAGGACTCCCTCACCGACAACGGCTCGGGGACCCGGCCGTACGTCTTCCGCACCTGCTTCAGCAGTTCGTCCCAGGCATCCGCGATGGCGACCTATGCCCGCCGGAACCTCGGTGCGACCAACGCGGCCGTCTTCGTCGACGATCGTCTCACCTACACCAGGGAGTTGACGGCCTCGTTCCGGGACGCGTTCGTCGCCGCTGGGGGAGCGGTCGTGGCCGAGGAACCGTTCACGCCCGGTGCCACCGACTACGGCGAACTCCTGTCCAGGCTCCAGGGCAAGCAGTACGAGGTGATCTACCTGCCCGGCTATCCCGACGAGGCGGGCCAGATCATCCGCCGTGCCCGTGAGCAGGGGATATCCCAGCCCATCCTGGGTGCCGACGCCTATGAGAGCCCGGCACTGGGCAATGCCGCGGGAGCGCTCGACAACGTCCACTACACGACCCACTTCACCGCGCTCGACACCGCGAACGCCCAGGTGCAGCCGTTCCTGGACGCGTACCGGACGAAGTACCAGGCTGAGCCGAGTTCCTTCAGCGCTCAGGGCTACGACACCCTCAACGTCGTCGTGCGGGCCATCCGCCGCGCCGAAGAGGTCAGCGGGGTCTTGGTCGGTGCCGCGATGGCCGACCTGGGAGACTTCGCCGGGGTCACGGGATCCTTCGGTATGCCGGCCAGCCATGATCCCGCGAAGTCGGTGGTGGTGGTCTCGCTGCGCGACGGCGCCGTGTCCGGGGTGGAGCGGATCTCCGCCTGA
- a CDS encoding fructosamine kinase family protein translates to MTTTFVKRDSGPAIEWEARGLSWLRAARGALVVPVVEWGDGHLTEERLTPVPVTAPVAEDFGRRLWATHAAGADAFGTGPDEWDDATPGWIGHARLPLGHYARWGEFYAELRLLPHAKAAHDQGSLSPTDLAAVERVCERLVDGDFDDGRPPARIHGDLWAGNVIFTTRGGVVIDPAAHGGHGETDLAMLALFGVPMLSRVQAAYAEAAGLDAGWPSRILLHQLHPLLVHAQLFGSGYGYQAGEAARRYV, encoded by the coding sequence ATGACCACGACCTTCGTCAAACGCGACAGCGGTCCGGCCATCGAATGGGAGGCGCGCGGGCTGTCCTGGCTCAGGGCAGCGAGGGGCGCGCTGGTCGTCCCCGTCGTCGAATGGGGTGACGGGCATCTGACGGAGGAAAGGCTCACCCCCGTCCCGGTCACCGCGCCGGTCGCCGAGGACTTCGGACGCCGGCTGTGGGCCACTCATGCCGCAGGCGCCGATGCGTTCGGTACCGGCCCGGACGAGTGGGACGATGCCACGCCCGGCTGGATCGGGCACGCGCGGCTTCCACTGGGTCACTATGCGCGGTGGGGCGAGTTCTACGCCGAACTCCGGCTCCTGCCGCATGCGAAGGCCGCCCACGACCAGGGGTCGCTGTCCCCCACCGATCTGGCCGCGGTGGAGCGCGTGTGCGAGCGACTCGTCGACGGCGACTTCGACGATGGACGCCCGCCTGCCCGCATCCACGGCGACCTGTGGGCGGGCAACGTCATCTTCACCACACGCGGCGGGGTCGTCATCGATCCGGCCGCACACGGTGGTCATGGCGAGACGGACCTGGCCATGCTGGCACTGTTCGGGGTCCCGATGCTGTCGCGCGTGCAGGCCGCCTATGCCGAAGCCGCGGGCCTCGACGCAGGCTGGCCGTCCAGGATCCTGCTCCACCAACTGCACCCGCTGCTCGTCCACGCCCAGTTGTTCGGGTCCGGCTACGGGTATCAAGCCGGCGAGGCCGCGCGTCGGTACGTCTGA
- a CDS encoding IMPACT family protein — MPDARTNRYVVPRAGDLPSTESTIKRSRFLGFAARVTTEEQARAFVAETRRAHREARHVCHAFVLGPDREIQRSSDDGEPGGSAGVPILKAVLARQTAPGVCELSDVVVAVVRYFGGIKLGVGGLVQAYSDAAAGTLDRAVLVERVRMRLLALPVSFADAGRLESSIRSHGFDVVTTDYLADGATLTVAVPDDPGVLAGADALFVELLSGRSRANDTGTVWMDRGAS; from the coding sequence ATGCCGGACGCACGCACCAACCGCTACGTGGTGCCCCGCGCCGGCGACCTGCCGTCGACGGAGTCGACGATCAAGCGCTCGCGGTTCCTCGGGTTCGCCGCCCGGGTGACCACCGAGGAACAGGCGCGAGCGTTCGTCGCCGAGACCAGGCGCGCCCACCGGGAGGCTCGGCACGTATGCCACGCCTTCGTCCTGGGGCCTGATCGCGAGATCCAGCGCTCCAGCGACGACGGCGAGCCCGGCGGCAGCGCCGGAGTCCCGATTCTCAAGGCCGTTCTGGCTCGCCAGACCGCACCGGGTGTGTGCGAGCTGTCGGACGTCGTCGTCGCGGTGGTCCGGTACTTCGGGGGGATCAAGCTCGGCGTCGGCGGCCTGGTGCAGGCGTACTCGGACGCCGCCGCCGGCACTCTGGATCGCGCTGTGCTCGTGGAACGTGTGCGCATGAGGCTGCTCGCCCTGCCTGTCTCGTTCGCTGATGCCGGACGCCTGGAGTCCTCGATCCGCTCGCACGGGTTCGACGTCGTCACAACCGACTACCTCGCGGACGGCGCCACACTCACCGTCGCCGTCCCCGACGATCCCGGCGTCCTGGCCGGTGCCGATGCGCTGTTCGTCGAGTTGCTGTCCGGGCGGTCGCGCGCGAACGACACCGGCACCGTGTGGATGGACCGTGGTGCATCGTGA
- a CDS encoding dihydrodipicolinate synthase family protein: MPSGIFTPAISMFTNDGDFDFESWGQHLDHLVNAGIDGIFLLGTAGEFYAIPHSMKTDIIDFGIDRIAGRSLTLVGVASPVLSETLELAEYAAGRGASALVVIAPYFFPPKGEAIERHFGGIADAVDAPIWLYNNPLPTGFDITPEAAAGLVERHPNIVAVKDTVDVPGHTRQVIAAVRRVRPDVAVLSGTDEHYLLNRLYGGNGILGALTNVEPELFVSIHRAYEAGDLAAVAGYYQRVNVLSRLYPAIPEHVLGGVRIAVRLKGIDYPADTLAPATAITPDQVAVVQAILDEAAAVEIPPLR; encoded by the coding sequence ATGCCGAGTGGAATCTTCACCCCGGCGATCTCGATGTTCACCAACGACGGTGACTTCGACTTCGAATCCTGGGGACAGCATCTTGACCACCTTGTGAATGCCGGAATCGATGGCATCTTCCTGTTGGGGACCGCGGGCGAGTTCTACGCCATCCCCCACTCCATGAAGACCGACATCATCGACTTCGGCATCGACCGGATCGCCGGGCGATCCCTGACGCTCGTCGGCGTCGCCAGCCCCGTGCTCTCCGAGACCCTGGAACTCGCCGAATACGCGGCCGGACGCGGAGCCTCTGCACTGGTCGTCATCGCTCCCTATTTCTTCCCCCCGAAGGGCGAGGCGATCGAGCGCCATTTCGGCGGTATAGCCGACGCCGTCGACGCCCCGATCTGGCTCTACAACAATCCCCTGCCCACCGGGTTCGACATCACCCCCGAGGCCGCCGCGGGGCTCGTCGAGCGCCACCCGAACATCGTCGCGGTCAAGGACACCGTCGACGTGCCGGGGCACACCCGTCAGGTGATCGCCGCGGTGCGACGCGTCCGCCCCGACGTCGCAGTGCTGTCCGGCACCGACGAGCACTACCTCCTCAACCGCCTCTACGGTGGCAACGGCATCCTCGGGGCGCTCACGAACGTCGAGCCGGAGCTCTTCGTCTCCATCCACCGCGCCTACGAGGCGGGCGACCTCGCCGCCGTCGCCGGGTACTACCAGCGCGTCAACGTGCTGTCGCGGCTCTACCCGGCGATTCCGGAGCATGTGCTGGGCGGTGTGCGCATCGCCGTCCGTCTGAAGGGCATCGACTACCCCGCGGACACGCTGGCCCCGGCCACCGCGATCACGCCTGATCAGGTCGCCGTCGTCCAGGCCATCCTGGACGAGGCCGCGGCCGTCGAGATCCCGCCGCTGCGCTGA
- a CDS encoding helicase-related protein, whose protein sequence is MLLEELASGLRLDGLIPGEVVTVIQAQPYGTGAVELTYRTSAGGLDSQMVFRRDADGLSVAHGAGRPFDADAGDFKLVAEAQRIRLAGLFDPMLAVATSDVQPLPHQISAVYEKMLPRMPLRFLLADDPGAGKTIMAGLYIKELLLRDDVRRALIVAPGGLVEQWQDELFLKFGLHFDLLTTQLADANINTDVFERYPLLIARMDQLARNVDLQAQLRQTEWDLVVVDEAHRMGAHYFGNKLEKTKRFQLGELLGSITRHLLLMTATPHSGKEEDFQLFLSLLDRDRFEGRHKQAVDTGDIMRRMVKEDLLTFDGHRLFPERIAETVPYELTEMEYDLYDQVSAYVREGMNRAERLNPNRRNTVGFALTVLQRRLASSPEAIYQSLVRRTKRLRRRRDDIIAGRHAEPEADVDPEAFDADEYDAEQVEQIEDELVDAATAAQTVAELDKELIDLDELTGLARRVRDAGTDRKWTELSRILQDHALTTDARGVPRKLIVFSEHRDTLNYLAHRIRVLLGRPEAVQTIHGGVRRAERRRITEEFTKNPDVQILIATDAAGEGLNLQAAHLMVNYDLPWNPNRIEQRFGRIHRIGQTEVCYLWNLVATNTREGDVFTCLLGKLDEMRRAYGGKVFDVLGEAFENKPLRDLLMEAVQYGERPETRARMRELIDARVGDGMKELLDKRALANDHLATADLELLKAAMDEARARRLQPHYIELAFRAAFTRLGGRIVRREQGRYEITNVPSAIRASRFGPIATKYERVAFDLARVEPDGLTRADLLAPGHPLHDAVMELVDQRFAGVLNAGTVLVSAELDRPHLLVGAVEEITDATGASVSRRFGYAFADADGTVTAAGPAPYLDCVAAPDIPVTRAARQQDWLAEAEDRAKSWIVVHHLPEYLGEVLPRRAAQLAKTRELVTRRLERERDRLTLEAVVAGQKERAGEKVPESSDSLNRKAAELDGRLRTRLAQLDQQERMSTKPPRVTAAALVLPLSMVEDAVPTAAPMHAKETKQVERRGVDLVLECERRLGRSPAEQDFANPGFDILSSTPTGETYRIEVKARIDGATDFFVTHNEVMTGKNAVPRYRLALVRVDPRGPRYDEVRYLDDPFATTDLGGFEATGIRGDWAKTWAKGHEPF, encoded by the coding sequence GTGTTGCTGGAAGAACTCGCATCGGGTCTGCGTCTTGATGGGCTGATCCCTGGTGAGGTTGTCACGGTCATTCAAGCCCAGCCCTATGGCACCGGCGCTGTCGAACTCACCTACAGGACATCGGCCGGTGGCCTAGACAGCCAGATGGTCTTCCGCAGGGATGCGGACGGCTTGTCGGTCGCCCACGGTGCGGGCAGGCCGTTCGATGCCGATGCGGGCGACTTCAAACTGGTCGCCGAGGCCCAGCGCATCAGACTCGCGGGCCTGTTCGACCCCATGCTGGCGGTGGCAACCTCCGATGTACAGCCTCTGCCGCATCAGATCAGTGCCGTCTACGAGAAGATGCTGCCGCGCATGCCCCTGAGGTTTCTGCTGGCCGACGATCCCGGCGCCGGCAAGACGATCATGGCTGGTCTGTACATCAAGGAGTTGTTGCTGCGTGACGACGTGCGGCGCGCGCTCATCGTCGCGCCCGGCGGGCTGGTCGAGCAGTGGCAGGACGAACTGTTCCTGAAATTCGGGTTGCATTTCGACCTGCTGACCACTCAGCTGGCCGACGCGAACATCAACACCGACGTGTTCGAGCGGTATCCACTGCTCATCGCGCGGATGGATCAGCTAGCGCGGAACGTCGATCTGCAGGCCCAACTCAGGCAGACCGAGTGGGATCTGGTGGTGGTCGACGAGGCCCACCGCATGGGCGCGCACTACTTCGGCAACAAACTCGAGAAGACCAAGCGCTTCCAGCTCGGCGAGTTGCTCGGCAGCATCACGCGGCATCTGCTGCTCATGACGGCCACACCGCACTCGGGCAAGGAGGAGGACTTCCAGCTGTTCCTTTCGCTGCTCGACCGTGACCGGTTCGAGGGCAGGCACAAACAGGCCGTCGACACCGGCGACATCATGCGGCGCATGGTCAAGGAGGATCTGCTGACGTTCGACGGTCATAGGCTGTTCCCCGAGCGCATCGCCGAGACGGTTCCGTACGAGCTGACGGAGATGGAGTACGACCTGTACGACCAGGTCAGTGCCTACGTACGTGAGGGCATGAACAGGGCCGAGCGCCTCAACCCGAATCGCCGCAATACCGTCGGTTTCGCGCTCACAGTGCTGCAGCGGCGGCTCGCGTCCAGCCCCGAGGCGATCTACCAGTCGTTGGTCAGGCGCACTAAACGGCTGCGGCGGCGCCGGGACGACATCATCGCGGGCAGGCATGCCGAGCCCGAGGCAGACGTCGACCCCGAGGCGTTTGATGCCGACGAATACGACGCGGAACAGGTCGAACAGATCGAGGACGAGCTCGTCGATGCGGCGACCGCGGCTCAGACCGTCGCAGAACTCGACAAGGAACTGATCGACCTGGATGAGCTGACGGGGCTCGCCAGGCGGGTGCGCGACGCGGGCACCGATCGGAAATGGACCGAGCTGAGCCGCATCCTGCAGGATCACGCCCTGACCACCGACGCCAGGGGAGTGCCTCGCAAACTTATCGTCTTCAGCGAGCACCGCGACACCCTCAACTACCTCGCCCACCGGATTCGGGTCCTGCTGGGGCGCCCCGAGGCGGTGCAGACGATCCACGGCGGGGTGCGCCGTGCCGAGCGGCGCCGGATCACCGAGGAGTTCACCAAGAACCCCGACGTGCAGATTCTCATCGCCACCGACGCCGCCGGGGAAGGCCTGAACCTCCAAGCCGCGCACCTGATGGTGAACTACGACCTGCCGTGGAACCCCAACCGCATCGAGCAGAGGTTCGGGCGCATCCATCGCATCGGGCAGACCGAGGTGTGTTACTTGTGGAATCTGGTCGCCACCAACACCCGCGAGGGCGACGTGTTCACCTGCCTGCTCGGCAAGCTCGACGAGATGCGCCGTGCCTACGGTGGCAAGGTGTTCGACGTCCTCGGGGAGGCTTTCGAGAACAAGCCTCTGCGCGACCTGCTGATGGAGGCCGTGCAATACGGCGAGCGGCCCGAGACGCGCGCGAGGATGCGCGAGCTGATCGACGCCAGGGTGGGGGACGGGATGAAGGAGCTCCTCGACAAGCGCGCACTGGCCAACGATCATCTGGCGACCGCCGACCTGGAGCTACTGAAGGCCGCGATGGACGAGGCCAGGGCCCGGCGCCTGCAACCTCACTACATCGAGTTGGCCTTCCGTGCCGCGTTCACACGGCTTGGCGGGCGCATCGTCCGTCGCGAACAGGGACGCTATGAGATCACCAACGTGCCCTCAGCGATACGAGCGAGCCGGTTCGGGCCGATCGCGACGAAGTACGAACGTGTCGCGTTCGACCTGGCACGGGTCGAGCCGGACGGGCTGACGCGTGCCGATCTGCTCGCTCCCGGCCATCCGCTGCACGACGCGGTGATGGAGCTGGTCGATCAGCGGTTCGCGGGCGTCCTGAACGCCGGCACGGTGCTCGTGTCGGCGGAGCTCGACCGGCCGCACCTGCTGGTGGGAGCCGTGGAGGAGATCACTGACGCGACCGGTGCGAGCGTGAGCCGCCGGTTCGGGTACGCGTTCGCCGACGCGGACGGCACAGTCACCGCTGCGGGCCCCGCGCCCTATCTCGACTGCGTGGCCGCGCCCGATATCCCGGTCACCCGCGCCGCGAGGCAGCAGGATTGGCTGGCTGAGGCCGAAGACCGAGCCAAGAGCTGGATCGTCGTGCACCATCTGCCGGAGTATCTCGGCGAGGTGCTGCCTCGCCGCGCGGCCCAGCTCGCGAAGACCCGCGAGCTGGTGACTCGGCGCCTCGAACGAGAGCGCGACCGCCTGACACTCGAAGCGGTCGTCGCGGGCCAGAAGGAGCGAGCGGGAGAGAAGGTACCGGAGTCGTCGGACAGCCTGAACCGGAAGGCAGCCGAACTCGACGGCCGATTGCGTACCCGGCTCGCTCAACTCGACCAGCAGGAGCGGATGTCGACGAAACCTCCGCGTGTGACCGCGGCGGCGCTGGTGCTGCCTCTGTCGATGGTCGAGGATGCCGTGCCGACCGCGGCTCCGATGCACGCGAAGGAGACCAAGCAGGTGGAGCGTCGTGGCGTTGACCTGGTGCTCGAATGCGAGCGGAGACTGGGACGATCCCCCGCCGAGCAGGATTTCGCCAACCCCGGGTTCGACATCTTGTCGTCCACGCCGACGGGGGAGACCTACCGTATCGAGGTGAAGGCGCGCATCGATGGGGCGACCGACTTCTTCGTCACGCACAACGAGGTCATGACAGGTAAGAACGCGGTTCCGCGATACCGGCTGGCTCTCGTCCGGGTCGATCCGCGAGGCCCACGCTATGACGAGGTGCGCTACCTGGACGATCCGTTCGCCACCACCGACCTCGGTGGTTTCGAGGCCACGGGTATCCGGGGCGACTGGGCCAAGACGTGGGCAAAGGGGCATGAGCCGTTCTGA
- a CDS encoding DUF1156 domain-containing protein translates to MPKRKLIEVALPLEAINRESAREKSIRHGHPSTLHLWWARRPLAAARAVLFAQLVDDPSSHPDQFGTERAQRAERERLHGIIERLVNWDNVRDENLFAQAHEEILKSTDGKPPAILDPFAGGGSIPLEAQRLGLEAHASDLNPVSVLINKALIELPPKFRDLPPVFPGVADTRAAWRGAEGLAADVRAFGEWMRDQADARIGHLYPKATLRSSGSSAEPVEATVIAWIWARTVACPNPACGIEMPLVRSWWLGKKKGKEAYIVPSIVGDPTHPSGRRVRFGIGHGAAEAPTPATDGTVDRRGARCVACQTAVPLDYVRAEGRAGRMGQQLMAVVAEGTRSRVYLAPSDEQVRAAAVVRPADVPTAVLPKEALGFRVQSYGMTHWADLFTNRQLVALTTFSDLVGEARQKVLDDGASTEYADAVATYLAMALSRTLNKSSSICSWDSSTKMEAVRGVFARQAIPMTWDIAEANVLGHSSGGLLEDIGWVYRSIALVPAHGIGGFAAQEDAAQCQYSGRVLSTDPPYYDNIGYSDLSDFFYVWLRRSLRPIYPDLLSTMLVPKAEELVANPYRHDGREGAKEFFEDGFRTVFAHARKSASTDFPITVYYAFKQSESDSGGQVSTGWETLLEGMIRSGWAITSTWPLRSELGNRMLAKDTNALASSIVLSLRPRPDDAPVTDRRGFIAALESELPDALRKLQQGRIAPVDLPQAAIGPGMAVFSRYAGVLEPDGHKMTVRSALARINEILDQVLSEQEGDYDPTTRFAIAWYRQHGYGVGRFGDADNLARARNTSVDALDRDGLIVSRAGRVNLIRPADLSWNYDPATDPHTSNWEALHHLVKVLERDGIAPAGDFLRAELDRSDGAVDADLVKELAHLLFRVAEANGWTKNALSFNSLVTSWPDIVDVARAKPNVADEEEPQDALDFDEEEN, encoded by the coding sequence GTGCCGAAACGCAAGCTGATCGAGGTGGCGCTGCCGCTGGAAGCCATCAACCGGGAGTCGGCACGTGAGAAGTCGATCCGGCATGGGCATCCGTCCACGCTGCACTTGTGGTGGGCGCGGCGTCCTCTCGCGGCCGCGCGGGCGGTGCTGTTCGCGCAGCTCGTGGACGATCCCAGCTCGCACCCCGACCAGTTCGGGACCGAGCGCGCTCAGCGCGCCGAACGGGAGCGGCTGCACGGCATCATCGAGCGACTGGTCAACTGGGACAACGTGCGTGACGAGAACCTGTTCGCTCAGGCCCACGAGGAGATCCTGAAGTCGACCGACGGCAAACCGCCGGCAATCCTCGATCCGTTCGCGGGGGGGGGGTCTATCCCTTTGGAGGCCCAACGTCTGGGCCTCGAGGCGCACGCGTCTGATCTGAACCCGGTCTCCGTCCTCATCAACAAGGCCCTGATCGAGTTACCGCCGAAGTTCCGCGATCTGCCGCCGGTGTTCCCGGGTGTCGCCGACACTCGTGCGGCGTGGCGGGGAGCCGAGGGACTGGCGGCCGACGTGCGCGCCTTTGGCGAATGGATGCGCGATCAGGCCGATGCGCGCATCGGGCACCTGTACCCGAAGGCAACACTCCGGTCCTCTGGATCGTCGGCTGAGCCTGTCGAGGCCACCGTGATCGCCTGGATCTGGGCCCGCACCGTCGCCTGCCCGAACCCGGCCTGCGGTATCGAGATGCCACTTGTGCGCTCGTGGTGGCTCGGCAAGAAGAAGGGCAAGGAGGCCTACATCGTCCCGTCGATCGTCGGGGACCCGACCCATCCGTCAGGACGACGGGTTCGGTTCGGCATCGGGCACGGCGCGGCTGAGGCTCCTACGCCCGCCACCGATGGCACCGTCGACCGGAGGGGAGCCCGGTGCGTCGCCTGTCAGACAGCAGTGCCGCTGGACTATGTGCGCGCCGAGGGACGCGCCGGACGCATGGGGCAGCAGCTCATGGCGGTGGTTGCCGAGGGGACGCGGAGCCGGGTGTATCTAGCGCCGTCGGACGAGCAGGTGAGGGCTGCTGCGGTTGTGCGCCCGGCGGATGTACCAACGGCGGTGCTTCCGAAAGAGGCACTCGGGTTCCGCGTTCAGTCATATGGCATGACGCATTGGGCAGACCTCTTCACCAACCGGCAACTCGTCGCGCTCACGACGTTCAGCGACCTCGTCGGCGAGGCACGGCAGAAGGTGCTGGACGATGGCGCGTCAACTGAGTACGCGGACGCAGTTGCCACGTACTTGGCGATGGCGTTGAGCCGCACTCTCAACAAGTCATCCTCGATCTGTTCGTGGGACAGCAGCACCAAAATGGAGGCGGTACGTGGGGTGTTTGCCCGCCAAGCCATTCCAATGACGTGGGATATCGCCGAGGCCAACGTACTAGGCCACTCTTCGGGTGGGCTTCTCGAAGACATTGGGTGGGTATACCGATCGATTGCACTGGTGCCCGCGCACGGGATAGGCGGCTTCGCCGCGCAAGAGGATGCCGCACAATGCCAATATTCAGGCAGAGTGCTGAGCACCGATCCCCCCTACTACGACAACATCGGCTACTCCGACCTGTCCGATTTCTTCTACGTCTGGCTACGTCGATCGCTGAGACCGATCTATCCCGACCTGTTGTCGACGATGCTCGTCCCGAAGGCTGAGGAACTCGTGGCGAACCCCTATCGTCACGACGGCAGGGAGGGGGCGAAGGAGTTCTTCGAAGACGGTTTCCGTACGGTATTCGCCCATGCCCGGAAGTCGGCGTCGACCGATTTCCCGATTACCGTCTATTACGCCTTCAAACAGAGCGAGTCGGACAGCGGGGGCCAGGTATCGACCGGTTGGGAAACCTTGCTGGAAGGGATGATCCGGTCAGGTTGGGCGATCACTTCAACGTGGCCGCTGCGTAGCGAACTCGGTAACCGGATGCTGGCCAAGGACACCAACGCTCTGGCGTCGTCCATCGTGCTGTCGCTGCGTCCCCGCCCGGACGATGCCCCGGTCACCGACCGCAGAGGTTTCATCGCCGCGCTCGAGTCCGAGCTTCCCGATGCGCTTCGCAAGCTCCAGCAGGGCCGGATCGCGCCGGTTGATCTTCCGCAGGCGGCCATCGGCCCGGGCATGGCGGTGTTCAGCCGGTACGCGGGGGTGCTGGAGCCCGACGGCCACAAGATGACGGTCCGTTCGGCGCTCGCGCGTATCAACGAGATTCTCGACCAGGTGCTCAGTGAGCAGGAGGGTGACTACGACCCGACGACGCGTTTCGCGATCGCCTGGTACCGGCAGCACGGCTACGGCGTCGGCCGGTTCGGCGATGCGGACAACCTCGCTCGCGCGCGGAACACCAGCGTCGATGCACTCGACCGCGACGGCCTGATCGTCTCTCGCGCGGGCAGGGTCAACCTGATCCGGCCCGCCGACCTGAGTTGGAACTACGACCCGGCCACCGACCCGCACACAAGCAACTGGGAGGCCCTGCATCACCTCGTCAAGGTGCTGGAGCGCGACGGCATCGCCCCCGCGGGCGACTTCCTGCGTGCCGAACTCGACCGAAGCGACGGGGCAGTGGACGCCGACCTGGTCAAGGAGCTTGCGCACCTGCTGTTCCGCGTCGCTGAAGCCAACGGGTGGACGAAGAACGCGCTCAGCTTCAACTCGCTGGTGACGAGCTGGCCCGACATCGTGGACGTCGCGCGTGCCAAGCCGAACGTGGCAGACGAGGAAGAGCCCCAGGATGCCCTCGACTTCGACGAAGAGGAGAACTGA